One Nostoc punctiforme PCC 73102 DNA window includes the following coding sequences:
- a CDS encoding exopolysaccharide biosynthesis protein, which yields MHLRFSQDIKSLLQRLAEQPLTLGDVLAETSERGFSLVITLLVLPFLFPMPPGLTGPFGGACLLLSAQMVLGRRSPWLPKRIANYKFPRPFAQLLLQNLGRLTKVLQKIARPRLAKIAHNPLIWRINGFCISLLTVLLILPIPFTNPIPTIGILLLTVATIESDGLLICISYGITVLITLLFGFLGYAVWLAPSLLPSIFK from the coding sequence ATGCATCTGAGATTTTCTCAAGATATAAAGTCTCTGTTACAACGCCTAGCTGAACAACCGCTTACTCTAGGTGATGTTTTGGCAGAAACCTCAGAACGAGGGTTCAGCCTGGTGATTACATTATTAGTTTTGCCCTTTTTATTTCCTATGCCACCTGGATTAACTGGCCCTTTTGGTGGTGCTTGTTTACTGTTGTCAGCGCAAATGGTTTTAGGGAGGCGATCGCCTTGGCTGCCGAAAAGAATCGCTAACTACAAATTTCCTCGTCCCTTCGCCCAGTTATTGTTGCAAAATTTGGGACGTCTTACCAAAGTTTTACAGAAAATAGCCCGTCCCCGATTGGCAAAAATAGCCCATAATCCTTTGATTTGGCGAATTAATGGGTTTTGTATCTCTTTATTAACAGTATTACTAATATTACCAATTCCGTTTACCAATCCTATCCCTACTATAGGTATTTTACTTTTGACTGTTGCCACCATCGAATCTGACGGTTTATTAATTTGTATCAGTTACGGCATTACTGTTTTAATTACCTTGCTGTTTGGATTTTTGGGTTATGCAGTATGGTTAGCTCCCAGTTTACTACCATCTATCTTTAAATAA
- a CDS encoding SDR family NAD(P)-dependent oxidoreductase has protein sequence MPTALITGASSGIGKAFAQELAARNTNLVLVARSKEKLSQLAKQLQEQHKIQVDVIIQDLTEPNAAATVFDATKAKGLTIDLLINNAGFGYYGDFAEGDGERQIKIVQLNILALVDLTHKFLPLMRQRRSGSIINVSSITAFQPIPYLSVYAASKAFILSFSEALWAENRQYGVRILVTCPGPIETNFFAEANFPPALASSTDKVYSSEKVVWECLDALEKGYPTVISSDTSTQIRSKLSRLVPRKLLLNILAKHFKA, from the coding sequence ATGCCAACTGCTTTAATTACTGGTGCCTCTAGTGGTATTGGTAAAGCTTTTGCCCAAGAACTAGCTGCACGCAATACAAATCTTGTACTCGTAGCTCGTTCCAAAGAGAAGCTAAGTCAATTAGCTAAACAACTACAAGAACAACACAAAATTCAAGTAGACGTTATAATCCAAGACCTCACGGAACCTAATGCAGCTGCTACTGTATTTGATGCCACTAAAGCAAAGGGATTAACTATTGACTTATTAATCAATAATGCTGGTTTTGGTTACTATGGCGACTTTGCCGAAGGGGATGGAGAAAGGCAAATTAAAATTGTGCAATTAAACATTTTAGCATTAGTAGATTTAACCCATAAATTTCTACCCTTGATGCGGCAACGACGGTCTGGAAGTATTATTAACGTATCCTCTATTACCGCATTTCAACCGATACCATACCTTTCTGTTTATGCTGCCAGTAAAGCTTTTATTCTCAGTTTTAGTGAAGCACTATGGGCAGAAAATCGTCAATATGGTGTCCGTATTTTGGTTACTTGTCCAGGGCCAATAGAAACAAATTTTTTTGCGGAAGCTAATTTTCCTCCAGCGCTGGCAAGTAGTACGGATAAAGTGTATTCTTCCGAAAAAGTTGTTTGGGAGTGTTTAGATGCTTTGGAAAAAGGCTATCCAACTGTTATTAGTTCTGATACTAGCACTCAAATTAGAAGCAAATTATCTAGGCTCGTACCGCGCAAACTTCTGCTGAATATATTAGCAAAACACTTTAAAGCCTAA
- a CDS encoding photosystem II S4 domain protein, with protein MLPREELLKGVENRDSVARVIDQAEQAIKTWEVVLTDFLSPPELAEIQRVFNRLTEVQLVAWGGYPQAERQRIAIARSELPLDQSQVSLVAVEIAGNFLFDTASHRDFLGAMLGTGIVREKTGDVIVLGERGAQAIVAPELVEFLEMSLKQVRSVPVKTQRIEITELRVREPKKKELTTVEASLRLDAIASAGFGMSRSKMVDFIDAGDVRVNWKEVTQASSQVKSGDLIAIRSKGRLEVGEIAVTKKDRYRVQLTRYM; from the coding sequence ATGTTGCCACGAGAAGAACTTTTAAAGGGTGTTGAAAATCGAGATAGTGTAGCTCGTGTAATCGACCAAGCGGAACAAGCTATCAAAACTTGGGAAGTGGTTTTGACAGATTTTCTATCTCCCCCAGAATTAGCGGAAATTCAACGGGTGTTTAACCGATTAACAGAAGTGCAATTAGTTGCGTGGGGCGGATATCCCCAAGCTGAACGCCAAAGAATAGCGATCGCTCGTTCAGAACTTCCCTTAGATCAATCTCAAGTCAGCCTTGTCGCCGTGGAAATTGCTGGTAATTTCTTGTTTGATACCGCCTCTCACCGCGACTTTTTAGGCGCAATGTTGGGAACAGGAATTGTTCGTGAAAAGACAGGAGACGTTATTGTCTTGGGAGAACGAGGGGCCCAGGCGATTGTCGCCCCAGAGTTAGTGGAATTTTTAGAAATGAGTCTTAAGCAGGTGCGATCGGTTCCTGTGAAGACTCAGCGAATTGAGATAACTGAATTAAGGGTTCGGGAACCAAAGAAAAAAGAACTAACTACTGTGGAGGCTTCTTTGCGGTTAGATGCGATCGCATCTGCTGGTTTTGGTATGTCTCGCAGCAAAATGGTTGACTTTATTGATGCTGGTGATGTCCGCGTTAATTGGAAGGAAGTTACACAAGCTAGTTCTCAAGTTAAATCAGGTGACTTAATCGCCATTCGCTCTAAAGGACGTTTAGAAGTTGGGGAAATTGCAGTTACAAAAAAAGACCGTTACCGAGTTCAATTAACAAGGTATATGTAA
- a CDS encoding GNAT family N-acetyltransferase, which produces MLTQVMCDKKSWFTHYNTQGFTFEAVKALVNFSFTGREIKRIIAHSPDGRVASIRILEKLGIQPITRDRNLLKWELKLESR; this is translated from the coding sequence ATGCTGACACAAGTAATGTGTGACAAAAAATCCTGGTTTACGCATTACAACACACAAGGATTTACTTTTGAAGCAGTAAAAGCACTGGTCAATTTTTCCTTTACCGGGCGAGAAATCAAGAGAATTATCGCTCATTCTCCAGATGGTCGTGTTGCCTCAATTCGCATTTTAGAAAAACTAGGAATTCAACCAATTACTAGAGATAGAAATCTGCTGAAATGGGAATTAAAGTTAGAATCAAGATAG
- a CDS encoding TolC family protein, whose translation MKGQQLFYSFLPGVTAAVLTTQPAWAGTVKLTGVQLASSPSVLTSTYGQNSVVDMMNTQLPHGANVSVTTLLPGFGFTKLSMKPLSHNSIPVFTAGNTVVPIKQVLKKDEGRFVSLTPTSNASQQLDGSRSAQNNQKQSNSSISGQKSESIVVPNYTAKPSSVQRKIFPLSSAQQPVVQRKNAVTELQAFLQTSATGGESAKLLSAPRCLKESGKSKTDSSAALLLASNTCLQQNAIGRIAQNDTSIPANSTPVPTVPGTVTPAPSGPVQPSTVPRTITPAPSGPVQIPGNLIPSSNPLQFPTKPEEVRLQGNQPITLAQALELARRNNRDLQVSLLELERNRAALREAQAALLPTLGISADITRSQSASSQLSSKLQEQQTGISSPDEAGTSFSGQAQLSYNIYTSGRVQASIRAAEEQVRFNELAVETQSETIRLNVATDYYNLQQADEQVRIAQSAVQNSEASLRDAEALERAGVGTRFDVLRSQVNLANAQQDLTNARSQQAISRRQLATRISLPQGINISAADPVQLAGLWNPTLEQSIVLAFQNRPELQQQLAQRNISEQQRRQALAELGPQVSLVGSYNLLDQFDDSVSVTDGYSLGVRATINLYDGGAARARAAQSSVNIAIAETQFAEQRNQIRFQVEQAYSTQQSSLENVQTSNTALEQAREALRLARLRFQAGVGTQTDVINSENDLTRAEGNRVTAILDYNRALAQLQRSVTLRALR comes from the coding sequence GTGAAAGGACAGCAATTATTCTATAGCTTCTTGCCTGGTGTCACGGCAGCGGTTTTAACAACTCAGCCTGCTTGGGCTGGTACTGTAAAACTAACTGGGGTACAGCTGGCTTCTTCTCCTAGTGTTTTAACTTCTACTTATGGTCAAAACTCGGTTGTGGATATGATGAATACGCAATTGCCGCATGGTGCAAATGTTAGTGTTACAACCCTACTACCTGGTTTTGGTTTTACTAAACTTAGTATGAAGCCTTTAAGTCATAACAGTATTCCAGTATTTACGGCTGGAAATACTGTTGTGCCAATAAAACAAGTACTTAAGAAAGATGAAGGTAGATTTGTCAGTTTGACACCTACCTCTAATGCTTCCCAACAGCTAGATGGTAGCCGTTCTGCTCAAAATAACCAAAAACAGAGTAACTCAAGCATTTCTGGGCAGAAATCAGAGAGCATAGTAGTTCCCAACTACACTGCAAAACCTTCTTCTGTCCAAAGAAAAATTTTCCCACTGTCTTCTGCACAGCAGCCAGTGGTTCAAAGGAAAAATGCTGTTACTGAGTTGCAAGCATTTTTACAAACTTCAGCTACAGGTGGAGAATCAGCAAAACTGTTGTCAGCGCCAAGATGCCTAAAGGAGTCAGGAAAAAGCAAGACTGATTCTTCCGCGGCTTTGCTACTGGCTTCAAACACCTGTTTACAACAAAATGCTATTGGCCGCATTGCTCAGAATGATACCTCGATTCCGGCAAATTCGACACCAGTTCCCACTGTACCAGGAACCGTAACTCCTGCACCATCAGGCCCAGTGCAACCTTCCACTGTGCCGAGAACCATAACTCCTGCGCCATCAGGGCCGGTACAAATTCCCGGGAACTTGATTCCTAGCTCAAATCCCTTGCAATTTCCTACCAAACCGGAGGAAGTGAGACTTCAGGGAAATCAGCCGATTACTTTGGCACAAGCTCTAGAGCTAGCACGGCGTAACAATCGGGATTTACAGGTGTCTCTTTTGGAGCTAGAACGCAATCGAGCGGCTCTACGTGAGGCACAAGCTGCTTTATTGCCAACTCTGGGAATTAGCGCTGATATTACTCGTAGTCAGTCTGCCAGTAGTCAGCTCTCGTCGAAACTCCAAGAACAACAGACGGGTATCTCATCGCCAGATGAAGCTGGTACATCTTTTTCCGGTCAAGCACAGCTATCATATAACATCTACACTTCTGGGAGAGTGCAAGCTAGTATCAGAGCAGCTGAAGAACAGGTACGTTTCAATGAATTGGCTGTAGAAACTCAGTCTGAGACAATTCGTTTGAATGTTGCCACTGATTACTACAATCTGCAACAAGCGGATGAACAAGTACGTATTGCTCAGTCGGCTGTGCAAAACTCCGAAGCTAGTTTGCGTGATGCCGAAGCTTTAGAGCGAGCTGGGGTTGGTACGCGGTTCGATGTGTTACGATCGCAGGTGAATTTAGCAAATGCCCAACAAGATTTGACTAATGCTAGATCGCAGCAGGCAATTTCCCGTCGTCAATTAGCAACTCGGATAAGTTTGCCGCAGGGAATAAATATTAGTGCCGCCGACCCTGTACAATTAGCTGGTCTTTGGAACCCAACGCTAGAACAAAGTATTGTGCTGGCTTTTCAAAATCGTCCAGAATTACAACAGCAGTTGGCACAACGCAATATCAGCGAACAACAGCGTAGACAGGCTCTTGCAGAACTGGGTCCTCAAGTTAGTTTGGTAGGTAGTTACAACCTATTAGATCAGTTCGATGATAGTGTCAGCGTTACTGATGGTTATTCATTGGGAGTTAGAGCAACCATCAATTTGTATGATGGGGGAGCGGCAAGAGCAAGGGCAGCTCAGTCTAGTGTTAATATTGCGATCGCAGAAACTCAATTTGCTGAACAGCGCAACCAAATTCGCTTTCAGGTAGAACAAGCCTATTCTACCCAGCAATCTAGTTTGGAAAATGTTCAAACCTCTAACACCGCTTTAGAACAAGCTAGAGAAGCTCTACGTTTAGCGCGTTTGCGATTCCAAGCTGGTGTAGGAACTCAAACTGATGTTATTAACTCTGAAAACGACCTCACAAGGGCTGAAGGTAATCGAGTCACAGCAATTTTGGATTACAACCGCGCTTTAGCTCAGTTGCAACGGTCGGTTACCCTCAGAGCGCTACGCTAG
- the kaiC gene encoding circadian clock protein KaiC: protein MSQNEQVEPNKAPKNGGVEKIRTMIEGFDDISHGGLPIGRTTLVSGTSGTGKTLLSLQFLYNGITYFDEAGVFVTFEESPSDIIKNAHVFGWNLPRLIEEGKLFILDASPDPEGQDIVGNFDLSALIERLQYAIRKYKAKRVSIDSMTAVFQQYEAMGVVRREIFRLVARLKILSVTTVITTERSEEYGPVASFGVEEFVSDNVVIVRNVLEGERRRRTVEILKLRGTTHMKGEYPFTITNEGVNIFPLGAMRLTQRSSNIRVSSGVKILDEMCGGGFFKDSIILATGATGTGKTLLVSKFIQDGCLNGEQAILFAYEESRAQLSRNASSWGIDFEELEEQGLLKIICTYPESTGLEDHLQIIKSEIAVFKPARIAIDSLSALARGVSNNAFRQFVIGVTGYAKQEEITGFFTNTTDQFLGAHSITDSHISTITDTILMLQYVEIRGEMSRAINVFKMRGSWHDKGIREYNITADGPDIKDSFRNYERIISGAPTRVSIDEKAELSRIVRRFEDKQSSEP, encoded by the coding sequence ATGAGTCAAAACGAGCAAGTAGAACCCAATAAGGCACCAAAAAATGGGGGTGTAGAAAAAATTCGCACGATGATTGAAGGGTTTGATGATATTAGTCATGGTGGTTTACCAATTGGTAGAACTACCTTGGTCAGTGGCACTTCAGGTACAGGTAAAACTTTATTGTCTCTTCAGTTTCTGTATAACGGTATCACCTACTTCGATGAAGCAGGAGTATTTGTTACCTTTGAAGAATCACCCAGCGATATTATTAAAAACGCCCATGTTTTTGGTTGGAATTTACCGCGCCTAATCGAAGAAGGTAAATTATTTATTCTTGATGCATCTCCCGATCCAGAAGGTCAAGATATCGTTGGAAATTTTGATCTTTCTGCACTCATTGAACGCTTGCAATATGCCATTCGCAAATACAAAGCTAAACGAGTTTCAATTGACTCGATGACAGCAGTATTTCAGCAGTACGAAGCAATGGGAGTAGTACGACGCGAGATTTTTCGGTTGGTAGCACGTCTCAAAATACTGAGTGTCACCACCGTAATTACCACTGAACGCAGTGAAGAATATGGCCCCGTTGCTTCTTTTGGAGTGGAAGAATTTGTTTCTGATAATGTAGTAATTGTTCGCAACGTTTTAGAAGGAGAACGCCGCCGTCGCACAGTTGAAATTCTCAAATTGCGCGGTACAACTCACATGAAAGGCGAGTATCCCTTCACAATTACTAATGAAGGAGTTAACATTTTCCCACTAGGAGCAATGCGTTTAACTCAGCGTTCATCTAATATCAGGGTATCTTCTGGTGTCAAAATCTTAGATGAAATGTGCGGTGGTGGTTTCTTTAAAGATTCTATTATTTTGGCAACAGGAGCCACAGGTACTGGTAAAACCTTGTTAGTAAGTAAGTTTATTCAAGATGGCTGCCTGAATGGAGAACAGGCAATATTATTTGCTTACGAAGAATCACGCGCCCAATTATCTCGTAATGCTTCTTCTTGGGGAATTGATTTTGAAGAATTAGAGGAGCAAGGTTTACTAAAAATAATTTGTACCTATCCTGAATCAACTGGTTTAGAAGACCATTTACAAATTATTAAATCAGAAATTGCTGTCTTTAAACCAGCTCGGATTGCCATTGATTCCCTATCAGCATTAGCTAGAGGAGTGAGCAATAATGCATTTAGGCAGTTTGTAATTGGTGTAACGGGTTATGCTAAACAAGAAGAAATTACTGGTTTCTTTACCAACACAACTGACCAATTTCTAGGAGCGCATTCGATTACTGACTCTCATATCTCTACGATTACCGATACAATTCTAATGTTACAGTACGTAGAAATTCGTGGAGAAATGTCGCGGGCAATTAACGTATTTAAAATGCGCGGGTCTTGGCATGATAAGGGCATTCGCGAGTATAATATCACTGCTGACGGGCCCGATATTAAAGATTCTTTCAGAAACTACGAACGGATTATCAGCGGTGCTCCTACTCGCGTTAGTATCGATGAAAAGGCGGAACTTTCTCGCATTGTTAGACGTTTTGAAGACAAACAGAGTTCCGAACCCTAA
- the kaiB gene encoding circadian clock protein KaiB — MIKAKKTYVLKLYVAGNTPNSVRALKTLKNILEQEFEGVYALKVIDVLKSPQLAEEDKILATPTLSKILPPPVRKIIGDLSDRERVLIGLDLLYEELSEGDFEE; from the coding sequence ATGATTAAAGCCAAAAAAACCTACGTTCTCAAGCTTTACGTAGCAGGGAATACCCCTAATTCAGTTCGGGCATTGAAAACACTCAAAAATATTTTAGAGCAGGAGTTTGAAGGTGTTTATGCTTTAAAAGTGATCGATGTATTGAAAAGCCCACAACTGGCAGAAGAAGATAAAATATTGGCAACGCCAACATTATCCAAAATTTTGCCTCCACCTGTTCGCAAAATTATCGGCGATCTTTCAGATCGAGAAAGAGTATTGATTGGATTAGATTTGCTTTATGAAGAACTGAGTGAAGGAGATTTTGAAGAGTAA
- a CDS encoding KaiA family protein yields MLLPILILRPDVNKCLDNLVDLAKQKGWISWVWKFIDAIVAQFCYLPVTATTSATINYLPNWPQQNPSKAYTSKYVYVFASQMQKSQQHFNEMNPAERQGLLRQLKLDYSLILLNYFTTDKTLKEKIDKFINTIFYANIPVPQIIEIHMEVIEEFSIQLKLEGRSNETLLDYRLTLIDILAHLCEVYRSSISK; encoded by the coding sequence ATGTTATTACCAATATTGATTCTGCGACCTGATGTTAACAAATGTTTAGATAATCTAGTTGACTTAGCCAAGCAAAAAGGTTGGATTTCTTGGGTGTGGAAATTTATTGATGCGATCGTCGCCCAATTTTGCTATTTACCTGTTACTGCAACGACCTCTGCAACAATAAACTATTTACCAAATTGGCCGCAACAAAATCCAAGTAAGGCATACACTAGCAAGTACGTCTATGTATTTGCTAGCCAGATGCAAAAAAGCCAACAGCATTTTAACGAGATGAATCCAGCCGAAAGGCAAGGATTATTAAGACAGCTTAAATTAGATTACAGTCTAATACTTTTAAATTATTTTACCACAGACAAAACACTTAAGGAAAAAATTGATAAATTTATCAATACTATATTTTATGCTAATATTCCTGTGCCCCAAATCATCGAAATTCACATGGAGGTAATTGAAGAATTTTCTATCCAGCTAAAATTAGAAGGAAGAAGCAATGAAACCTTACTTGATTACCGCCTGACGTTGATAGATATATTGGCTCACTTGTGTGAAGTCTATAGGAGTTCGATTTCTAAATAA
- a CDS encoding ATP-binding protein, which translates to MSLLRGYGFRRKDHQQLADGDAGGFHRKNDPQSPMLMLDYPLSDFQATVASCLQTSSLAVVLEIFEQEQCDRLVVVNQQQYPIGLLYSARLIQKLLAHSDDKNLNLHQSLSTWGQGLIEPIQTISASERVEQLSLHLGYPQAEKHQNLDLALIDSDGRYLGLLDSSHLLRSLAKERMAGLQSSGIRKSGHEHEYDTDVQPPNKAKSLRHQPLILLLERLPWPLMLQTSTGEVLARNPAWWQQLGALKDPEGVRQQVEAILVPKPSEKSEYVTQRAIKVHPNGRENEYGSEEELTQQEASLDAVYSRCYLDSQVGTCTCVVEVQNGQERIWQFAKIPLDSPEFKVMSAESEVLLSNDLWLVLATDVTEQQQLCKELAAKNADLIQLNRLKDEFLACISHELKTPLTAVLGLSRLLVDQQLGELNERQARYAGLIHQSGRHLMSVVNDILDLTRMETGQMDLTLTPVKISAVCDRALSEAKAIHTQTTKTTSQTQENDRSSAPQFCLSIELGLDEMVADELRLRQMLVHLLSNAFKFTEISGEIGLRVSRWEGWIAFTIWDTGIGIPEHQQHLIFQKFQQLENPLTRQFEGTGLGLVLTRALARLHGGDVSFLSREGKGSQFTLLLPPSPPKTGFSEPDMVIRADEKTRHQQTRENTAATRQQIVTPTQHHPASSQRLVLVVEAVARYIEDLTEKLKSLGYRVVIARSGTEAVEKARRLQPIAIFLNPLLPLLSGWDVLTLLKSDTATRHISVIVTATGAEKEKAFANRADGFLSLPVEHQVLAPVLEKLCTAQVAPQVGLENSAIVPPKTPLRILRLVNPQLESVNPHPSLREHRVIEVDDLDQAELLARVWQFDVILLDVESTTAQIYLQQLIQHPRLAALPLVTCDVATTLIASKIPGLSVFPYLTPFTKDNSSRIEKTDALLSVLQIASGICCPPNILVVDLTMLRDFPQVRRKSAKGYRTAKNCSISSETAERGSEWFQALIQYLQTAGFKAAMSPCWAEVLQQIRHQSVDLLLICLGESAIHKDVLKALKTLGDSPDKLPPILVLNQRLNRPDTNFPVGVAYKEIDKQKKNSLESIETVVGAIATQILPRSISMEDLLNQINQALAVNGYNGKC; encoded by the coding sequence ATGAGTCTTCTTAGAGGATATGGCTTCAGGCGAAAAGACCATCAACAGTTGGCAGATGGAGATGCCGGAGGTTTCCACAGGAAGAATGACCCCCAAAGCCCTATGTTAATGCTAGATTACCCGCTTTCTGACTTTCAAGCAACCGTAGCTAGCTGCCTCCAGACATCTTCTTTGGCAGTGGTGCTGGAGATTTTTGAGCAAGAGCAGTGCGATCGCTTGGTAGTAGTGAATCAGCAGCAATACCCCATCGGATTGCTGTATTCTGCCCGTTTAATCCAAAAATTATTAGCACATAGTGACGATAAAAATCTAAATTTACATCAATCACTCTCTACTTGGGGTCAAGGTCTAATTGAGCCAATACAAACAATATCAGCCTCTGAGCGTGTAGAGCAATTAAGCTTGCACTTGGGTTATCCACAAGCCGAAAAACATCAGAACTTAGATTTGGCGCTGATTGACTCTGATGGCCGATATTTGGGTCTGCTGGATAGTTCGCACCTGTTGCGATCGCTGGCTAAGGAACGCATGGCTGGGTTACAAAGCTCAGGCATCCGGAAGTCGGGCCATGAGCATGAGTATGATACTGATGTACAGCCACCAAATAAAGCCAAATCATTGAGACACCAGCCACTGATACTGTTGCTGGAAAGACTGCCTTGGCCTTTAATGTTGCAAACGTCTACTGGCGAGGTGTTAGCCCGAAATCCCGCCTGGTGGCAGCAATTAGGAGCCTTAAAAGATCCAGAAGGAGTTAGGCAACAAGTGGAAGCAATACTTGTCCCTAAGCCCTCCGAAAAATCTGAATATGTCACCCAACGAGCAATCAAAGTTCATCCCAATGGCAGGGAGAATGAATATGGTAGTGAAGAGGAACTGACTCAGCAAGAAGCATCACTAGATGCTGTATACAGTCGCTGCTATTTGGATAGTCAAGTGGGTACTTGTACCTGTGTTGTGGAAGTGCAAAATGGTCAGGAGCGAATTTGGCAGTTTGCCAAAATTCCTTTAGATAGTCCTGAGTTTAAAGTCATGAGTGCTGAGTCAGAGGTTTTACTCAGCAATGATTTGTGGTTAGTTTTAGCTACTGATGTAACTGAACAGCAGCAGCTTTGCAAAGAGTTAGCTGCGAAAAATGCCGATTTAATTCAACTAAATCGGTTGAAGGATGAGTTTTTAGCTTGTATTAGTCATGAACTCAAAACTCCCCTAACTGCCGTTTTAGGATTATCTCGCTTGCTGGTGGATCAGCAGTTGGGAGAACTTAATGAGCGTCAAGCTCGTTATGCAGGACTAATCCATCAAAGTGGCCGCCACCTGATGAGTGTGGTTAATGACATTTTAGATTTGACCCGAATGGAAACGGGACAAATGGATTTGACGCTGACACCAGTGAAAATTAGTGCCGTGTGCGATCGCGCCCTATCGGAAGCCAAAGCCATCCACACTCAAACTACTAAAACGACATCCCAAACTCAAGAAAATGACCGTTCATCTGCTCCCCAATTCTGCCTTTCCATTGAACTAGGCTTAGATGAAATGGTGGCAGATGAGTTGCGCTTGCGCCAGATGCTAGTACACCTACTTTCCAACGCCTTTAAATTCACTGAAATATCCGGCGAAATTGGGCTGCGGGTAAGTCGTTGGGAAGGATGGATTGCCTTTACAATTTGGGATACAGGTATTGGCATTCCAGAACACCAGCAACACCTAATTTTTCAAAAATTCCAACAACTAGAAAATCCCCTCACCCGCCAATTTGAAGGCACTGGTTTGGGGCTGGTATTAACTCGGGCCTTAGCTCGTCTCCACGGAGGAGATGTCAGCTTCTTGTCTCGTGAAGGGAAAGGTAGCCAGTTTACACTACTTCTGCCGCCCAGTCCCCCGAAAACAGGCTTTTCGGAGCCAGATATGGTAATCAGAGCAGACGAGAAGACACGACACCAACAGACACGGGAAAACACCGCAGCCACTCGTCAGCAGATCGTTACGCCTACACAGCATCATCCCGCGAGTTCCCAACGATTGGTCTTAGTAGTCGAGGCTGTAGCCCGATATATTGAAGACTTGACCGAAAAACTCAAATCTTTAGGATATCGGGTAGTAATTGCGCGATCGGGGACAGAAGCAGTCGAAAAAGCTCGGCGCTTGCAACCAATAGCGATATTTTTGAATCCGTTGCTACCCTTGCTGTCAGGCTGGGATGTGTTGACTTTACTAAAATCTGACACGGCAACCCGTCATATATCTGTAATAGTTACCGCAACGGGGGCCGAAAAGGAGAAAGCATTTGCTAACCGAGCCGATGGTTTCTTAAGTTTGCCAGTGGAGCATCAGGTATTGGCACCAGTTCTCGAAAAATTATGTACTGCCCAAGTAGCTCCGCAGGTAGGGTTGGAAAATAGCGCCATTGTCCCGCCTAAAACCCCACTGCGAATTCTCAGGTTGGTGAATCCCCAATTGGAATCGGTTAATCCCCACCCCTCACTTCGAGAACATCGGGTGATTGAAGTAGATGACTTAGATCAAGCAGAACTTTTGGCGCGGGTATGGCAATTTGATGTCATTTTGCTAGATGTCGAAAGTACCACTGCCCAAATTTATTTGCAACAACTAATCCAGCACCCACGTTTGGCGGCTCTACCATTGGTTACTTGCGACGTTGCAACTACCTTAATAGCTTCTAAGATACCAGGGTTATCTGTATTTCCTTACTTAACACCATTTACCAAAGACAACAGCAGTCGCATCGAAAAAACAGATGCCTTACTATCAGTACTGCAAATTGCTTCTGGTATTTGCTGCCCTCCTAACATCTTGGTTGTGGATTTGACAATGCTGCGTGATTTCCCACAGGTAAGACGTAAGTCAGCTAAGGGTTATCGGACAGCAAAAAATTGCTCAATTAGTAGTGAAACTGCTGAAAGGGGGTCTGAGTGGTTCCAAGCTTTAATTCAGTATTTACAAACAGCAGGCTTTAAAGCAGCTATGAGTCCCTGTTGGGCAGAAGTGTTACAACAAATTCGCCACCAAAGCGTTGATTTACTGCTAATTTGTTTAGGAGAATCCGCTATCCACAAAGATGTGCTAAAAGCCCTGAAAACATTGGGAGATTCACCTGATAAATTACCACCAATTTTGGTACTAAATCAGCGATTAAATCGCCCAGACACCAATTTTCCGGTTGGGGTAGCTTATAAGGAAATTGACAAGCAGAAAAAGAATAGCTTGGAATCGATAGAGACTGTTGTTGGTGCGATCGCTACCCAAATATTACCGCGCTCGATATCAATGGAAGACCTCTTAAACCAGATCAATCAAGCCTTAGCTGTCAATGGTTACAATGGCAAATGTTAA